From the Candidatus Hydrogenedentota bacterium genome, the window GATTCTACGACATGTTCACGGGCGGCGCCTTCGAACGGGCGACGATTTTTGCCCTCGGCATCATGCCGTATATCAGCGCGTCCATTATTATCCAGCTTCTGGTCGTCGTAGTGCCTGCTCTGGAGAAGCTTCAGAAGGAAGGCGCGGAAGGCCAAAAGAAGATTACGGAATACACCCGATACGGAACGATTGGACTGTGCATTATTCAGAGTGTAGCCATGGCGGCGTTCCTGGCGGGTATGAATTCTCCGGGATCAACACCGATCGTTACGAACTCCAATTGGTGGTTCTACGTGATGTGCGTCCTGACGTTTACGACCGGCACCGCCTTCATTATGTGGGTGGGCGAGCAAATCAGCGAGCACGGAATCGGTAACGGTATTTCGATGATCATCTTCACGAGTATCGTGGCCGACATGCCGAACGCGACTCGCTCGGTGGTCGAACTCATCAAGTCACAGCAGCTTGGTCTTATCCAAGTGGGCATCCTGATGGTCCTGATCATTGCGATTATCGCAGGCGTCATCGTGGTCACGACCGGGGTGCGCCGCGTTCCGGTGCAGTACCCGAGGCAGATGAAAGGACGCCGGATGACAACGGGCGGACGGAACTACCTGCCGCTTCGCGTCAACCAGGCCGGCGTTATTCCGATCATCTTTGCCAGTTCGCTGCTCATGCTGCCGGGTATGCTTGCGCAAGTCATCCAGAATCCAACGTTTGAGTCAGTGTATATAACCTACTTCCGCGACAACCGGTACGTCTACGACGGAATGTATGCGGGGTTGATCATCTTCTTCTCCTTCTTCTACACGGCGATCACGTTCAATCCGATCGAGATGGCCGAGAACATGAAGAAGTACGGCGGCGTCATCATGGGTGTGCGCCCCGGCAAAGCGACCGCGGAATACTTGAATCGCGTGATGACGCGCATTACACTAGTAGGTTCGCTGTTTCTTGCCGCAGTGGCATTGCTGCCGGAGATTTTCTACGGATACGTGCATGCGATTCCGCCGGTTGTGGCGCGGTTCTTTGGAGGAACGAGTTTGCTGATTTTGGTCGGTGTGGCGTTGGACACGGTCCGACAGATTGAGACGCACCTGACCATGCGTAATTACGATGGATTCGTGAAGGGGCGCCGCGTTCGGTCCCGTCGCATGTCGTGACGCCGTACGCGCAAGCGCCGGCAACAGCAGGTAAATGAGGCGTGGGATTGCGAATCGTGCTATTGGGTGCGCCTGGGGCCGGAAAAGGCACACAGGCCCAGCGTATCGCAGCGGCGCGGAAGATGCCTCACGTTTCGACCGGAGATATCTTTCGGGATCATCTCCAGCGGAAGACGGATCTCGCGCGCGAGATTGAGCCCTACATGGAGTCGGGTTCGCTCGTACCGGATGAGTTGACCTGTGCGATAGTTGCACAGAGGCTCTGCGAACCGGATTGCCGCGGAGGGTATGTTTTGGATGGGTTTCCGCGCTCGCTAAGGCAGGCGGAGACCCTTGAGAGACTCCTCGGTGAGCGAACCGAGAAGCTGGACGTGGCACTTGATATTCAGGTGTCCGACCACGAGATAGTTGAACGGCTGACCGCGCGCCGGGTATGCCCGGAGTGCGGCGCTATCTATAACTTGAAGTACGACCCGCCGCGAAACGGCGACACTCGGTGCAGCAAGAACGGTTGCACCGGTACGCTGATGCGGCGGCCGGACGATACGGCGGAGACTATCCGTCAGCGGCTTCTCATCTATCATGAGACGACGGAGCCAATACGGATGTTTTACGACGAACGCGGCTTGTTGCGTACGGTTGTCTCGGACAACCTGACCCCCGAGGCCGTGTTCGTGAAATTTGAAGAAATTCTGTGCGCCATGGAGGCGGCCGGAAAGGCATGATTCCAATTCGCACGGAACAGGAGATCGACATTCTCCGCGAGGCGAACCAAATCGTCGCGGAAGTGCTTGTCCAGCTCACTCAGAAGGTTGAGCCGGGCATCACGACCGAGGAATTGGACGCCGATGGAGAACGGTTGATTCGCGGCTTCGGCGGAGTCCCCTCATTTCTGGGGTACCAAGCCTACCCGAAGAGCACCTGTATTTCCGTGGACGAGGTGATTGTGCACGGCATTCCCGGAAAGCGAAAGCTTCGAGAAGGCGAAATCGTCAGCATAGACGTGGGTGTCTTCTATCGAGGTTACCACGGCGATGCGGCCATCACCGTACCCTGTGGGAAGGTCGATAGCCAGCGCCGTCGCCTGATGGAAGTGACCGACTTGTCGTTGGCACGGGCCATTGAAGCGGCAAGCGCCGGAAACTATCTGGAAGCCATCGGCCGAGCGGTCGAAGGCACCTGCAAACCGGCAGGATTCAAGGTGGTGCGGTCGTTCGTTGGGCATGGAATAGGAACCTCCATGCACGAGGAACCGCAGATCCCGAACTTTGTGACGGGCAAGCGGGGGCCTCAGCTCAAACCCGGCATGGTGCTGGCGATTGAACCCATGGTGAACATGGGCAAAGCCGAAGCAAGACTTTTGCGCGACGGGTGGACGGCGGTCACGGCCGACGGAAAGCCGAGCGCGCATTTTGAGCATAGCATTGTGGTGCGTGAGGGCGCGGCCGAAGTGTTGTCCGCGACGCCTAAGCTTGTATGGGGCCAACGGCGTGCTCCAGCAGGCGCAACCGAAACGCATGAGTGAGAATATACGTTAGTTTATGGACAAAGAAGCAGCCATCGAGGTCGAAGGGACGGTTGTAGAGCCGTTGCCAAATGCCATGTTCCGTGTGGAGCTCAAGAACGGGCATAAGGTACTGGCTCACATTTCGGGAAAGATGCGGATGAACTTTATCCGAATCTTGCCGGGAGACCGCGTGAAGCTTGAAATGTCGCCCTATGATTTGACGCGCGGGCGGATCACGTACCGATACAAGTAGTCGATACGAAGCGGTCCGGGTCAAGAGTCACAGGAGCAAGGTAGCGGGAGAAACGGCCGGCGAAAGTGCGGCCTCCGGAGTGTAGCATGAAGGTCAGAGCGTCGATTAAGAAGATTTGCGAGAAGTGCAAAATCATCCGCCGGCACGGCCGTGTCCGGGTGATTTGTGAAAACCCGCGTCACAAGCAGCGCCAGGGCTAAGGCCCCTTCGCAGGAGAACCAACTCGAATGGCACGCATAGTCGGTATAGACCTCCCCCGAGAGAAACGGGTAGAGGTAGGCATTCAATACATCTACGGCATTGGCCCCGCGCGGGCGAAGGCCGTGCTAAAAGAGACAGGTGTGAACCCGAACACGCGGGTGCGCGATCTCACCGACGAAGAGGTGAGCAAGATCACGACGACGATCACCGCGAAGTACGCTGTGGAAGGCGACCTGCGGCGCGAAGTTCACTCGAACATCAAGCGCCTCATGGATATCAGCAGCTACCGCGGTCAGCGTCACAAGCGCGGTTTGCCCGTACGTGGACAACGGACCCATACCAACGCCCGTACCCGCAAGGGGCCGCGCGGCGCAACCATCAAGAAAAAGTAACACCGGGTCGGCAAAGGACTCATACAGCTATCAGGCAGTCTGAAACCGGCGCCTGAACCAGGAGGTTGGCAGCATTGGCTAAGGAAAAGAGGAAGGCGAAGGGCAAGAAGCGGCGCACAACATTAAATGTGACGTCGGGAGTTGCCCATATTCAGGCCACGTTCAACAACACCATCGTGTCGATCACGGACAGCCACGGCAACGTGATCGCGTGGTCCAGCGCGGGCCAAGTGGGATTCTCCGGATCGCGCAAGAGCACGGCGTTCGCCGCTCAGGTCGCCGCCGAAGCGGCTGCCCAGAAGGCAAAGGAAGTCGGGCTGCGCGAAGTGCGCGTGCACGTGAATGGCCCGGGAGCCGGCCGCGAATCGGCCATCCGCGCCATTCAATCCACGGGATTGGACATTACGCTGATTCGCGATGTGACGCCGATCCCGCACAATGGATGCCGGCCTCCGAAACGGCGCCGCGTGTAAGGGGCGATTACAGTTTCTCGAACTCACCGTCCATGAATTAGGGGACAGGAAACGTACCAAAGAGGCCCCACCTCCGGGAGACGAACGGAAGATGATAGCGAAAGAGTTTCTCATACCGAAGTACCTTAAGGTCGACGAAGGGGCGACGGGACAGTACGCGCGGTTCATAGTTGAACCGTTTGAGCGAGGCTATGGCACAACCATCGGCAATTCGCTTCGCCGTGTGCTTTTGGCGTCGCTGGAAGGCTCCGCGGTGACCGCCATCAAGATTGAAGGCGCGCACCACGAGTTTTCGGGATTGCCGGGCGTCAAAGAAGACGTGACGGACATCGTTTTGAATTTCAAACGATGCGAAATCCGCCTCAACCGCGAAGACCCGCTGATCTTCACCTTTAAGCACAAAGGTCAGGGTGAAGTCACGGTGGGCGAAGTCTTCAAAGACCAGGATGTCGAGGTTTTCAATCCCGACATGGTCATTTGCCATTGCACGGCGTCGTCCGCGACACTGGAAATGCAAATCAAGGTTGCGCGCGGCCGTGGTTACGTGACCGCCGACAACTTCGAGTTGGAGCATGCGCCCATCGGGACGATTTACCTGGATGCGAACTTCTCGCCCGTCACGCGCGTGAATTTCCAGGTGGAAGACGCCCGCGTCGGTCAGCACACAGACTATGACCGGCTCATCCTGGATATCTGGACCGACGGTTCCATCACGCCGGACAAGGCGTTGGAAGAAGCGGCCGCCCTACTGGTCGAGCACCTCAAGATCTTCGTTCAGCAGCACCGCGAAGACGACGAAGGCTCGGGCGGAGTGAGCATGGAAGATCCGGAGATGGTCCGCAAGCTGGCGCGCTCCGTTGACGAGTTGGAATTGAGTGTGCGTTCGGCGAACTGCCTGAAGGCCGCAAACATCAAGACGATCGGCGAATTGGTGGGACGTACGGAAGCCGAGATGCTCCAGTTCCACAACTTCGGAAAGAAGTCGCTGGATGAGATCAAAGAACTGCTGACGACGATGGGTCTGTCGCTTGGAATGGCCGTGGGTGTTCCGGTAGGCGCGCCCAGCGACGAAGAAGCCATTGAGATCGAGCAGGAAGACGAAGAAGACGAGTAACCCCGCATTCGGGTTTGAGGGAATCGCTAGCTATGAGACATAGAAACGAAGGCCGCCGCCTCGGCCGGACCACGTCGCACCGGAAGGCAACCATGAAGAGCTTGGCCTTGGCGCTGTTTAAGAACAACGCCATCGAAACCACGGTGGCCAAGTCCAAAGAACTCCGCAAGTTCGCCGAGCCGTTGATTACGCTTGCGCGCCAAGACACCGTTGCCAATCGCCGCTTGGCGTTTGCCGCCCTGCGCGACGAAGACGTCGTGTCGAAGCTGTTCAAGGAAATCGCCCCGGCCTATGCCCAGCGCCCCGGCGGCTACACCCGCATACTCAAGCTTGGGAATCGCCTCGGCGACGCCGCCCCAATGGCCCGCATCGAATTGGTCGGGCTTGGCGAGTACAAACCCGAATAAGAACGGATCACGAACAACGAACCGGCCTTGGGTCAACGATCCAAGGCCGGTTCTTCTATTGTGACTCGTTGTGTGCGCACCAGGCTTTGTGCCTCAGTATCCCCGCACGGCCTGCATAATCTTCACGTTCTCAACACCGTCGATACCGGTAGCGGGGAACTCGCATTCGCCGCGCGTCGCCCGCGTGAAACACTCCACCTGGTTTCGGTACGGGTTGACGTTCGGCGAACCGGATACATGAGGCTGCGCCCCAATCCGTCCGCGCGTCACCAGTCCGCCGTGGCCAAAGAACGCGTTTTCGCAGACGAAGAATCCCTCCGTGCAGTAGACTTCGAAACGCGCCAGGCCAGGAGCGCCGGTCGACGCGTCGGCAACCGCGGCAACGCCTTCCTTGAAGCGAAGGGTGAGAACGGCGTGGTCCTCAGTCTCAAAACCAAACCTGCGGTTGGTCAACATGCCGTGGACGCTCTCCACATCGCCCAAGAACCATCGGCACAGGTCGATAAGGTGGGTCGCGATATCTCCCAGGGCCCATCCACCTGAAGTGGCCCGCTTCTGCCGCCACTCCGCGGGAGGTGACGGATATGCAAAATACAACTGAGCCCGCGCGAACACGGGCTTACCCAACGCGCCCGACTTGAACTCTTGCCGGAGCTCTTGAAGCAAGCCATGGTGACGCAGGTGATAACCAATCCCCAGAAGACGATTGGCGGACTGCGATGCCTTGATCATCGCCTCGCACTCGGCAGGTGTAATCGCCATCGGCTTCTCGCACAACACATGCTTGCCCGCTTTGAGTGCGGCAATCGTCTGTGGCGCGTGAAGATGATTCGCGCTCGCTATCCACACTGCTTCAACGGAATCGTCGCGAAGAAATGCATCAAGATCGCAATAGCCTTTGGCGACTTCATGCTTCTCGCAAAATGCATCCGCCTTCTCTTGGGTACTGCTTAACACGGCGCGCAACGTGGAACCGTCCGCGCCGGCGATCGCCGGACCGAAAGTGGTATCAGCCCATCCAGTCGAACCAATAACTCCCCAACCGACTTCTTGCTTACCCATGGTGCGTGTCCCGCCTTTCCAGGTCGAACTTCCATGTATCCCGCTTCTAC encodes:
- a CDS encoding Gfo/Idh/MocA family oxidoreductase, with the protein product MGKQEVGWGVIGSTGWADTTFGPAIAGADGSTLRAVLSSTQEKADAFCEKHEVAKGYCDLDAFLRDDSVEAVWIASANHLHAPQTIAALKAGKHVLCEKPMAITPAECEAMIKASQSANRLLGIGYHLRHHGLLQELRQEFKSGALGKPVFARAQLYFAYPSPPAEWRQKRATSGGWALGDIATHLIDLCRWFLGDVESVHGMLTNRRFGFETEDHAVLTLRFKEGVAAVADASTGAPGLARFEVYCTEGFFVCENAFFGHGGLVTRGRIGAQPHVSGSPNVNPYRNQVECFTRATRGECEFPATGIDGVENVKIMQAVRGY
- the rpsM gene encoding 30S ribosomal protein S13 → MARIVGIDLPREKRVEVGIQYIYGIGPARAKAVLKETGVNPNTRVRDLTDEEVSKITTTITAKYAVEGDLRREVHSNIKRLMDISSYRGQRHKRGLPVRGQRTHTNARTRKGPRGATIKKK
- the rpsK gene encoding 30S ribosomal protein S11, which encodes MAKEKRKAKGKKRRTTLNVTSGVAHIQATFNNTIVSITDSHGNVIAWSSAGQVGFSGSRKSTAFAAQVAAEAAAQKAKEVGLREVRVHVNGPGAGRESAIRAIQSTGLDITLIRDVTPIPHNGCRPPKRRRV
- the infA gene encoding translation initiation factor IF-1 gives rise to the protein MDKEAAIEVEGTVVEPLPNAMFRVELKNGHKVLAHISGKMRMNFIRILPGDRVKLEMSPYDLTRGRITYRYK
- the map gene encoding type I methionyl aminopeptidase, which codes for MIPIRTEQEIDILREANQIVAEVLVQLTQKVEPGITTEELDADGERLIRGFGGVPSFLGYQAYPKSTCISVDEVIVHGIPGKRKLREGEIVSIDVGVFYRGYHGDAAITVPCGKVDSQRRRLMEVTDLSLARAIEAASAGNYLEAIGRAVEGTCKPAGFKVVRSFVGHGIGTSMHEEPQIPNFVTGKRGPQLKPGMVLAIEPMVNMGKAEARLLRDGWTAVTADGKPSAHFEHSIVVREGAAEVLSATPKLVWGQRRAPAGATETHE
- a CDS encoding DNA-directed RNA polymerase subunit alpha, with protein sequence MIAKEFLIPKYLKVDEGATGQYARFIVEPFERGYGTTIGNSLRRVLLASLEGSAVTAIKIEGAHHEFSGLPGVKEDVTDIVLNFKRCEIRLNREDPLIFTFKHKGQGEVTVGEVFKDQDVEVFNPDMVICHCTASSATLEMQIKVARGRGYVTADNFELEHAPIGTIYLDANFSPVTRVNFQVEDARVGQHTDYDRLILDIWTDGSITPDKALEEAAALLVEHLKIFVQQHREDDEGSGGVSMEDPEMVRKLARSVDELELSVRSANCLKAANIKTIGELVGRTEAEMLQFHNFGKKSLDEIKELLTTMGLSLGMAVGVPVGAPSDEEAIEIEQEDEEDE
- the rpmJ gene encoding 50S ribosomal protein L36; this translates as MKVRASIKKICEKCKIIRRHGRVRVICENPRHKQRQG
- the secY gene encoding preprotein translocase subunit SecY, with translation FYDMFTGGAFERATIFALGIMPYISASIIIQLLVVVVPALEKLQKEGAEGQKKITEYTRYGTIGLCIIQSVAMAAFLAGMNSPGSTPIVTNSNWWFYVMCVLTFTTGTAFIMWVGEQISEHGIGNGISMIIFTSIVADMPNATRSVVELIKSQQLGLIQVGILMVLIIAIIAGVIVVTTGVRRVPVQYPRQMKGRRMTTGGRNYLPLRVNQAGVIPIIFASSLLMLPGMLAQVIQNPTFESVYITYFRDNRYVYDGMYAGLIIFFSFFYTAITFNPIEMAENMKKYGGVIMGVRPGKATAEYLNRVMTRITLVGSLFLAAVALLPEIFYGYVHAIPPVVARFFGGTSLLILVGVALDTVRQIETHLTMRNYDGFVKGRRVRSRRMS
- the rplQ gene encoding 50S ribosomal protein L17; its protein translation is MRHRNEGRRLGRTTSHRKATMKSLALALFKNNAIETTVAKSKELRKFAEPLITLARQDTVANRRLAFAALRDEDVVSKLFKEIAPAYAQRPGGYTRILKLGNRLGDAAPMARIELVGLGEYKPE
- a CDS encoding adenylate kinase encodes the protein MRIVLLGAPGAGKGTQAQRIAAARKMPHVSTGDIFRDHLQRKTDLAREIEPYMESGSLVPDELTCAIVAQRLCEPDCRGGYVLDGFPRSLRQAETLERLLGERTEKLDVALDIQVSDHEIVERLTARRVCPECGAIYNLKYDPPRNGDTRCSKNGCTGTLMRRPDDTAETIRQRLLIYHETTEPIRMFYDERGLLRTVVSDNLTPEAVFVKFEEILCAMEAAGKA